One Rhodobacteraceae bacterium M385 genomic region harbors:
- the cysQ gene encoding 3'(2'),5'-bisphosphate nucleotidase CysQ, producing the protein MDHEKLVAVMRAAALEAGDAIMEVYGADDFDVKVKSDDSPVTEADEAADAIISRHLRAAFPDVTLVTEEQADSHGLSADQFLIVDPLDGTKEFIKRRGDFTVNIALVESGTPIRGIVYAPAKGRLFYTTADGVSVEEAGPFDPTAPGRLDPMSVSKPDNDALRVVASKSHRDQATDDYINKYTHADMKSAGSSLKFCLVATGEADIYPRLGRTMEWDTAAGDAVLRGAGGKMVRFEDHAPFDYGKDGFANGFFIAYAPGVELKQP; encoded by the coding sequence ATGGATCACGAAAAACTTGTTGCCGTCATGCGCGCCGCTGCCCTGGAAGCAGGCGATGCGATCATGGAAGTATATGGCGCAGATGACTTTGACGTGAAGGTCAAATCCGACGATAGCCCCGTGACCGAAGCTGATGAGGCGGCGGATGCAATCATCTCGCGGCATCTTCGGGCGGCTTTCCCAGACGTGACGCTGGTTACCGAAGAACAGGCCGACAGCCACGGGCTAAGCGCCGATCAGTTCCTGATCGTGGACCCGCTGGATGGCACGAAAGAGTTCATCAAGCGACGCGGCGATTTCACCGTGAACATCGCGTTGGTCGAAAGCGGCACGCCCATTCGCGGTATCGTCTATGCCCCCGCGAAGGGCCGCTTGTTCTACACCACCGCCGATGGGGTGAGTGTTGAGGAAGCTGGCCCGTTCGACCCTACAGCACCGGGTAGGCTCGACCCGATGTCGGTATCCAAGCCCGACAATGACGCCCTGCGCGTCGTGGCCAGCAAGTCGCACCGCGATCAGGCAACGGATGATTACATCAACAAATACACCCACGCCGATATGAAAAGCGCAGGTTCTTCCCTGAAGTTCTGCCTCGTGGCTACTGGCGAGGCCGATATCTACCCCCGCCTTGGCCGCACGATGGAGTGGGACACCGCCGCGGGCGATGCCGTGTTGCGCGGCGCGGGCGGGAAGATGGTCCGGTTCGAGGATCACGCCCCGTTTGATTACGGCAAAGACGGTTTCGCCAACGGTTTCTTCATCGCCTATGCGCCGGGCGTGGAATTGAAACAGCCATGA
- a CDS encoding ABC transporter permease: protein MFETRTSQSTWALVFNFLEVTFYASVRKVRKNHGNALLSIVLSILQSVMFIAAFYLMFNFLGGRSAAIRGNFMIYLVSGIFLYLTHIQTVRAVMGAEGPTSAMMQHGPMNTLVSICSEALAVLYTQTIAMMCILLLIHTVIEPVEIHNWPGALRMFLLAWGVGVVLGIILMAWKPWMPDFVQVLSMVYIRANMIFSGKMIVANVMPEMMLPAFRWNPLFHIIDQTRGFVFVNYFPHNTNVAYPFYFCLGALLFGMMFESYTRKHASASWDARR, encoded by the coding sequence ATGTTTGAAACCCGAACATCGCAGTCCACGTGGGCGCTGGTCTTCAATTTTCTGGAGGTCACCTTTTACGCATCTGTCCGCAAGGTTCGTAAAAACCATGGCAATGCCCTGCTGTCGATTGTGCTGTCGATCCTTCAAAGCGTGATGTTTATCGCTGCCTTCTACCTCATGTTCAATTTCCTCGGCGGCCGTTCAGCCGCCATCAGAGGGAATTTCATGATCTATCTGGTCAGTGGCATCTTTCTTTACCTGACCCACATTCAAACGGTGCGCGCGGTGATGGGTGCCGAAGGGCCAACTAGCGCAATGATGCAGCACGGTCCTATGAACACCTTGGTGTCAATCTGTTCCGAGGCGCTTGCCGTCCTTTACACCCAAACGATTGCGATGATGTGTATCCTTCTATTGATTCACACCGTGATCGAGCCGGTGGAGATTCATAATTGGCCCGGTGCGTTAAGAATGTTTCTGTTGGCTTGGGGCGTTGGCGTCGTTCTTGGCATTATCCTTATGGCATGGAAGCCTTGGATGCCGGACTTCGTTCAAGTCCTATCGATGGTCTACATTCGTGCGAATATGATCTTCTCGGGCAAAATGATCGTCGCCAATGTAATGCCTGAAATGATGCTTCCGGCATTCCGCTGGAACCCTCTGTTCCACATCATTGATCAGACCCGAGGGTTCGTCTTCGTGAACTACTTCCCCCACAACACGAATGTCGCCTATCCCTTTTACTTCTGCCTTGGGGCGCTGCTGTTCGGGATGATGTTCGAAAGCTACACTCGCAAACATGCCTCGGCCAGCTGGGACGCGCGGCGCTAG
- a CDS encoding glycosyltransferase: MSGGRVSVVVVSAGRPDALRRCLLGLSQQGKAGCEVIVVADPQGQAAVRSLPVAGALKLLPQRAPNISAARNAGIAAAAGDIIAFIDDDAVPEPTWSQAVVRAFEGADLAAITGPVLGRNGISLQWGPLAVNGTAEDVPTKPNTPFRDGFYRKLQGTNMAFRRDALAQVGGFDEAMHFYLDDTDMAFRVGQAGLPTAWIQDAVVHHGFEASSRRTKARVPLSLFDIGASSAVYLRKHAPEGQAEALHALEAVQSTRLLRMVKARKLDAEKMRTLLDSLRDGITQGQERKSAVPLVGLPASDFDPFQRADPPPPRLLSGRSFQLPRLRAEAKSLVEKGQPVSLFAFEPTPRKHRVCFTDGGWWEQTGGLYGPSDRNGPRFQLTTFKARVSAEARRISATRGVVGLGDMD; this comes from the coding sequence TTGAGCGGCGGGCGGGTCAGCGTTGTTGTTGTCAGCGCTGGGCGGCCAGATGCGCTGAGGCGGTGTCTGTTGGGCTTGTCGCAACAGGGGAAAGCCGGGTGCGAAGTGATCGTGGTGGCGGATCCGCAGGGACAGGCGGCGGTGCGGTCGTTGCCGGTGGCCGGCGCGTTGAAGTTGTTGCCGCAACGGGCACCCAACATCTCGGCCGCACGCAACGCCGGAATCGCGGCGGCGGCCGGAGATATCATCGCTTTCATCGACGACGATGCCGTGCCTGAGCCGACGTGGTCGCAGGCCGTTGTCCGGGCCTTTGAGGGGGCTGACCTAGCTGCTATCACCGGTCCGGTTCTGGGGCGCAACGGGATTTCGTTGCAATGGGGGCCACTGGCGGTGAACGGCACCGCAGAAGATGTTCCGACAAAGCCTAACACGCCGTTCAGAGACGGTTTTTACCGGAAGCTACAAGGTACCAACATGGCTTTCCGGCGTGATGCATTGGCGCAAGTGGGCGGCTTTGACGAGGCGATGCATTTCTACCTTGATGACACCGATATGGCGTTTCGTGTGGGTCAAGCGGGCCTGCCCACCGCATGGATACAGGACGCCGTGGTTCATCATGGGTTTGAGGCCAGCAGCCGCCGCACCAAAGCGCGGGTCCCTTTGAGCCTGTTCGATATCGGGGCCTCAAGTGCGGTGTACCTGCGCAAACATGCGCCCGAAGGTCAGGCCGAGGCGCTCCATGCATTGGAAGCGGTCCAAAGCACGCGTCTTTTGCGGATGGTGAAGGCGCGAAAGCTGGATGCTGAAAAAATGCGCACTTTGCTGGACAGTCTGCGCGACGGGATCACCCAGGGGCAGGAAAGGAAAAGTGCGGTGCCTCTGGTGGGGTTGCCCGCATCCGATTTCGACCCGTTTCAACGCGCCGATCCGCCACCGCCGCGCCTTCTTTCGGGCCGTAGTTTCCAGCTGCCGCGTCTGCGGGCAGAGGCCAAATCACTTGTAGAAAAAGGCCAACCAGTCAGCCTGTTTGCTTTTGAGCCGACGCCCCGAAAGCACCGGGTGTGCTTCACCGACGGGGGTTGGTGGGAGCAAACGGGCGGGCTTTATGGCCCCTCGGACAGAAACGGCCCAAGATTTCAGCTTACCACTTTTAAGGCCCGCGTCAGCGCCGAGGCCCGTCGCATTTCTGCCACGCGGGGTGTGGTAGGCTTGGGGGATATGGATTGA
- a CDS encoding alpha-ketoglutarate-dependent dioxygenase AlkB has product MESEESALSVEVGGIVVHQEHLNAADQAELVEQVRRVVRAAPLFRPETKGGKAMSVRMTSAGALGWTSGRDGYRYARQHPNGQEWPPIPQIALDIWRAVSGVSCDPQSCLVNFYDADAKMGLHQDRDEADFDMPVVSVSLGDEALFRVGGSERGGKTQSIWLKSGDVAVLGGDARLNYHGIDRIRAGSSTLLPHGGRINLTMRVVE; this is encoded by the coding sequence ATGGAATCCGAGGAATCTGCATTGAGCGTCGAAGTCGGTGGAATTGTTGTGCATCAGGAACACTTAAACGCCGCAGATCAGGCGGAGTTGGTGGAACAGGTGCGACGGGTCGTGCGGGCTGCACCGCTGTTTAGGCCGGAAACCAAAGGCGGTAAGGCGATGTCAGTGCGTATGACGTCGGCCGGGGCGTTGGGTTGGACCAGCGGTCGCGACGGATATCGCTACGCCCGCCAGCACCCTAACGGGCAGGAATGGCCTCCTATACCGCAGATTGCGTTGGATATTTGGCGTGCTGTGTCGGGCGTGTCCTGCGACCCACAGAGCTGCTTGGTCAATTTCTATGATGCCGACGCGAAGATGGGATTGCATCAGGACCGGGACGAGGCCGATTTCGACATGCCCGTTGTGTCGGTATCCCTCGGCGACGAGGCGCTGTTCCGCGTGGGCGGGTCCGAGCGCGGCGGAAAAACGCAATCAATTTGGCTTAAATCTGGGGATGTTGCCGTTCTGGGCGGGGACGCTCGGCTAAATTATCATGGCATCGACAGGATACGCGCGGGCTCTTCCACCCTGTTGCCCCATGGCGGGCGGATCAATCTGACGATGCGGGTGGTGGAGTGA
- the dnaJ gene encoding molecular chaperone DnaJ gives MAKRDYYEVLGVSKGASADEIKKGYRKKAKELHPDRNSDNPEAESQFKEANEAYDVLKDADKKAAYDRFGHSAFDGGMAGGPRGGGQGQGDFASAFSDVFEDLFGDFMGGQRGRPGGARNQATRGSDLRYNLSISLEDAFNGLAKTITVPSSVPCESCDGTGSEAGAEPTGCPTCSGMGKVRAQQGFFTVERTCPTCSGLGQIIKNPCRTCGGAGRQEKDRALSVNIPAGVETGTRIRLSGEGEAGLRGGPTGDLYIFIEVQEHALFQRDGLDLFCRVPVSMASAALGGEIEVPSIDGGRSRVRVPEGSQSGRQMRLRGKGMPALRGPGVGEMYIELMVETPVNLTGDQRELLKQFEESCKKTNNPNATGFFDKVKKFWDTIKE, from the coding sequence ATGGCAAAACGCGATTATTACGAGGTGCTCGGCGTCTCCAAAGGCGCGAGTGCCGATGAGATCAAGAAGGGCTATCGCAAGAAGGCGAAAGAACTTCACCCCGACCGTAACTCTGACAATCCAGAAGCTGAATCGCAGTTCAAAGAAGCGAATGAAGCCTATGATGTTCTGAAGGATGCCGACAAAAAGGCGGCCTACGATCGCTTTGGCCACTCTGCCTTTGATGGTGGCATGGCGGGCGGTCCGCGGGGCGGTGGCCAAGGGCAAGGCGACTTCGCCTCGGCCTTCTCGGATGTGTTTGAAGATCTCTTCGGTGATTTCATGGGGGGTCAGCGGGGCCGTCCGGGCGGCGCGCGCAATCAGGCGACGCGGGGCTCTGACCTGCGCTATAACCTCTCGATCTCTTTGGAGGATGCCTTCAACGGCCTCGCCAAAACGATCACTGTGCCGTCCTCGGTGCCGTGCGAATCCTGTGATGGCACCGGGTCCGAGGCAGGTGCAGAGCCTACCGGATGCCCCACTTGTTCCGGCATGGGTAAGGTCCGCGCACAACAAGGCTTCTTCACCGTTGAACGCACCTGTCCCACCTGTTCCGGTCTGGGTCAGATCATCAAGAACCCCTGCCGCACCTGTGGTGGCGCGGGCCGTCAGGAAAAAGACCGCGCCCTTAGCGTGAACATTCCTGCGGGCGTAGAAACCGGCACACGTATTCGTCTGTCCGGCGAAGGCGAAGCGGGTCTGCGCGGCGGTCCAACCGGTGATCTGTATATCTTCATCGAAGTGCAGGAACACGCGTTGTTCCAACGCGATGGCCTAGACCTGTTTTGCCGCGTCCCGGTCTCCATGGCCTCTGCCGCATTGGGCGGAGAGATCGAGGTGCCAAGCATCGACGGCGGCCGGTCCCGTGTACGCGTGCCCGAAGGCTCGCAATCGGGTCGCCAAATGCGCCTGCGTGGCAAGGGTATGCCCGCCCTGCGCGGCCCCGGCGTGGGTGAGATGTATATCGAGCTGATGGTCGAAACCCCCGTGAACCTGACCGGCGATCAACGGGAATTGTTGAAGCAGTTTGAAGAAAGCTGCAAAAAGACCAACAACCCCAACGCCACAGGCTTCTTCGACAAGGTGAAAAAGTTCTGGGACACGATCAAAGAATGA
- the dnaK gene encoding molecular chaperone DnaK translates to MAKVIGIDLGTTNSCVAIMDGSQPRVIENAEGARTTPSIVAFTDDERLAGQSAKRQAVTNPENTIFGVKRLIGRRINDEHLEKDKKNLPFKIVDGGNGDAWVEAKGDKYSPSQISAFILQKMKETAESYLGEDVDQAVITVPAYFNDAQRQATKDAGKIAGLEVLRIINEPTAAALAYGLDKKETRTIAVYDLGGGTFDVTILEIDDGLFEVKSTNGDTFLGGEDFDMRIVNYLAEQFKKENQVDLTQDKMALQRLKEAAEKAKIELSSASQTEINQPFISMGANGQPLHMVMKLTRAKLESLVSDLIKASIKPCAAALKDAGLSKTEIDEIVLVGGMTRMPKVIEEVTNFFGKEPHKGVNPDEVVALGAAIQAGVLQGDVKDVVLLDVTPLSMGIETLGGVFTRLIDRNTTIPTKKSQIFSTADDNQSAVTLRVFQGEREMAADNKILGQFNLEGIPPAPRGVPQIEVTFDIDANGIVSVGAKDKGTGKEQQITIQASGGLSDEDIENMVREAEENAEADKDRKDLVETRNQAESLVHSTEKSLEEHGEKVDPSTVEAIELALGALKETLETDDTAKIKGGIQNVTEAAMRLGEAIYKAEAEKAEAAEDGAPEEEERGVDEDIVDADFEDLDDDRKRD, encoded by the coding sequence ATGGCTAAAGTCATTGGTATCGACCTCGGTACAACCAACTCCTGCGTTGCTATCATGGATGGCTCGCAACCCCGCGTTATCGAAAACGCTGAAGGTGCCCGTACAACGCCTTCGATCGTCGCCTTCACAGACGACGAACGCCTCGCTGGCCAATCCGCCAAGCGTCAGGCTGTAACCAACCCAGAAAACACGATCTTCGGCGTGAAGCGCTTGATCGGCCGTCGGATCAACGACGAGCATCTGGAAAAAGATAAAAAGAACCTGCCGTTCAAAATTGTCGATGGCGGCAACGGTGACGCATGGGTTGAAGCCAAGGGTGACAAGTACTCTCCCTCGCAGATCTCGGCGTTCATCCTGCAAAAGATGAAAGAGACAGCCGAAAGCTATCTCGGCGAGGACGTGGACCAAGCGGTTATCACCGTGCCTGCGTATTTCAACGACGCTCAGCGCCAAGCCACCAAAGACGCCGGCAAGATCGCTGGTCTGGAAGTGCTGCGGATCATCAACGAGCCAACAGCCGCCGCGCTGGCCTATGGCCTCGACAAGAAAGAGACGCGCACCATCGCTGTCTATGACCTTGGCGGCGGTACCTTCGACGTGACCATTCTGGAAATCGACGACGGCCTGTTTGAAGTTAAATCCACCAACGGTGATACGTTCCTGGGTGGTGAAGACTTTGACATGCGCATCGTGAACTACCTCGCGGAGCAGTTCAAAAAAGAGAACCAGGTTGATCTGACGCAAGACAAGATGGCGCTTCAGCGCCTGAAAGAGGCGGCGGAGAAAGCCAAGATCGAGCTTTCCAGCGCGTCGCAAACTGAAATCAACCAGCCGTTCATCTCCATGGGTGCCAACGGCCAGCCTCTGCACATGGTCATGAAACTGACCCGTGCGAAGCTGGAAAGCCTGGTTAGCGACCTGATCAAAGCCTCCATCAAGCCTTGTGCGGCGGCCTTGAAAGATGCGGGCCTGTCCAAGACCGAGATCGACGAAATCGTTCTGGTTGGCGGTATGACCCGTATGCCTAAGGTTATTGAGGAAGTGACGAACTTCTTCGGGAAAGAGCCCCACAAAGGCGTTAACCCCGATGAGGTTGTGGCCCTTGGTGCCGCCATTCAGGCCGGTGTTCTGCAAGGCGACGTGAAAGACGTTGTTCTGCTGGACGTGACGCCCCTGTCGATGGGTATCGAAACCCTCGGCGGTGTGTTTACACGCCTGATCGACCGCAACACCACGATCCCCACGAAGAAGTCGCAAATCTTCTCGACCGCGGACGACAACCAAAGCGCCGTGACCCTTCGCGTCTTCCAGGGTGAACGTGAGATGGCCGCCGACAACAAGATCCTCGGCCAGTTCAACCTTGAAGGCATCCCACCCGCCCCACGCGGCGTGCCTCAGATCGAAGTGACGTTTGATATCGACGCCAACGGCATCGTATCGGTCGGCGCCAAGGACAAAGGCACAGGGAAAGAGCAGCAGATCACGATCCAAGCGTCCGGCGGCCTGTCTGACGAAGACATCGAGAACATGGTGCGCGAAGCGGAAGAAAACGCCGAGGCCGATAAGGACCGTAAGGACCTTGTTGAAACGCGCAACCAGGCTGAAAGCCTTGTGCATTCCACCGAGAAATCGCTGGAAGAGCATGGCGAGAAGGTCGATCCGTCTACCGTTGAGGCCATTGAACTGGCCCTTGGCGCCCTGAAGGAAACGCTGGAAACCGATGATACCGCCAAGATCAAAGGCGGCATTCAGAACGTGACCGAGGCGGCAATGCGTCTGGGTGAAGCGATCTACAAAGCCGAAGCTGAAAAGGCCGAAGCTGCTGAAGATGGCGCCCCTGAAGAGGAAGAGCGCGGCGTTGACGAAGACATCGTTGATGCCGATTTCGAAGACCTCGACGACGACCGCAAGCGCGACTAA
- a CDS encoding 3-deoxy-manno-octulosonate cytidylyltransferase, giving the protein MSVVSKTREEKVACVIPARYASTRYPGKPLAMLTGATGESVSLIERSWRAAQGVSGLDSVYVATDDDRIADAARAFGAEVLMTSSDARNGTERCAEALEILGDVEMIVNLQGDAPLTPPWFLEKLVEGLRNDAQAAIATPILRCDGETLAALKADRAAGRVGGTTAVADSKMRGLYFSKEVVPFTSETYAAEAPTPVFHHVGVYAYRPWALRAYPHWPIGPLETLEGLEQLRFLEAGHPVLCVEVEARGAKFWELNNPEDIPRIEAMLREMGAA; this is encoded by the coding sequence ATGAGTGTCGTGTCGAAGACGCGCGAAGAAAAGGTCGCTTGCGTAATTCCGGCGCGCTACGCCTCTACCCGGTATCCGGGTAAACCGCTTGCGATGTTGACGGGCGCGACGGGCGAATCCGTGTCGTTGATTGAACGGTCTTGGCGGGCAGCACAGGGCGTTTCGGGGCTCGATAGTGTCTATGTGGCGACCGACGATGACCGCATCGCTGACGCGGCGCGGGCGTTTGGGGCAGAGGTCTTGATGACCTCTTCCGACGCGCGAAACGGGACGGAGCGCTGTGCCGAGGCGCTAGAGATCCTGGGTGATGTCGAGATGATCGTAAACCTGCAAGGGGACGCGCCTTTGACGCCGCCGTGGTTCTTGGAAAAGCTGGTGGAGGGGTTGCGCAATGATGCGCAAGCCGCCATCGCCACGCCGATCCTGCGTTGTGACGGGGAAACCCTTGCCGCCCTGAAAGCGGACCGCGCAGCGGGCCGGGTGGGCGGTACAACGGCGGTGGCCGATAGCAAGATGCGGGGGCTCTATTTCTCGAAGGAAGTTGTGCCGTTCACATCCGAGACTTACGCCGCAGAGGCACCGACGCCGGTGTTCCATCATGTGGGCGTCTACGCCTACCGCCCTTGGGCTCTGCGCGCGTATCCACATTGGCCTATCGGCCCGTTAGAGACATTGGAAGGTCTGGAACAGCTCCGCTTCCTAGAGGCGGGCCACCCGGTTTTGTGCGTGGAAGTGGAAGCAAGGGGCGCGAAGTTTTGGGAGTTGAACAACCCCGAAGATATCCCCCGGATCGAAGCGATGCTCCGCGAGATGGGCGCGGCTTGA